Proteins encoded within one genomic window of Nonomuraea gerenzanensis:
- a CDS encoding MFS transporter → MMTREMNLMMAASTAGLLGFYLLFSSVPLYAATGGAGGLGAGAVTGAMMLATVVAELAVPWLLSRLGYRAVLGLGLVLLGLPALALPVSAAVGWVVAVSVLRGAGLGILVVAGTALTAELVPEERRGEGLGLYGVAVGVPSVLGLPVGLWASEALGFGPVFAVAGLVPLAGLAAVPGLPGKRPTAAKRAGGEDGGGGLAGLALLFAAVTTATGVLVTFLPLAGTPELASAALLVQSLATPAARWWAGRHGDRHGSAGLLAPGVLACAAGVALQAWTDGPVAVVAGMALFGAGFGVVQNATLALMFERGGAARVSALWNLAYDAGMGVGAMGFGLVLGLTGYAAGFGLVALLVAATLPLAGPRVRTAAASAPPPR, encoded by the coding sequence ATGATGACCCGCGAGATGAACCTGATGATGGCCGCTTCGACGGCCGGGCTGCTCGGCTTCTACCTGCTGTTCTCCTCCGTACCGCTGTACGCGGCGACGGGCGGCGCCGGCGGGCTCGGCGCCGGGGCCGTCACCGGCGCCATGATGCTGGCCACGGTGGTGGCGGAGCTGGCGGTGCCGTGGCTGCTGTCCCGGCTCGGGTACCGCGCGGTGCTGGGGCTCGGGCTGGTGCTGCTGGGGCTGCCCGCGCTGGCGCTGCCGGTGTCGGCGGCGGTGGGGTGGGTGGTGGCGGTCAGCGTGCTGCGTGGGGCCGGGCTGGGCATCCTGGTGGTCGCGGGCACCGCGCTCACGGCCGAGCTGGTGCCCGAGGAGCGCCGGGGCGAGGGGCTGGGGCTGTACGGGGTGGCGGTGGGCGTCCCGTCGGTGCTCGGGCTGCCGGTGGGGTTGTGGGCGAGTGAGGCGCTGGGGTTCGGGCCGGTGTTCGCCGTGGCGGGGCTGGTGCCGCTGGCCGGGCTGGCGGCCGTGCCGGGACTGCCTGGCAAGAGGCCCACGGCTGCGAAGCGAGCCGGTGGTGAGGACGGCGGCGGTGGGCTGGCGGGGCTGGCGCTGCTCTTCGCGGCGGTGACGACCGCGACGGGTGTGCTGGTGACGTTCCTGCCGCTGGCGGGGACGCCGGAGCTGGCCTCGGCGGCGCTGCTCGTCCAGTCGCTGGCCACGCCCGCCGCCCGCTGGTGGGCCGGCAGGCACGGGGACCGGCACGGCTCGGCCGGGCTGCTCGCGCCCGGCGTGCTGGCCTGCGCCGCCGGCGTCGCGCTGCAGGCCTGGACCGACGGGCCGGTGGCGGTGGTGGCCGGGATGGCGCTGTTCGGGGCCGGGTTCGGGGTGGTGCAGAACGCGACGCTGGCGCTGATGTTCGAGCGGGGCGGCGCGGCCAGGGTGAGCGCGCTGTGGAACCTGGCCTACGACGCGGGCATGGGGGTGGGGGCGATGGGGTTCGGGCTGGTGCTGGGGCTCACCGGCTACGCGGCGGGGTTCGGGCTGGTGGCGCTGCTCGTCGCCGCCACACTGCCCCTGGCCGGACCGAGGGTCAGGACGGCCGCCGCGTCCGCTCCACCCCCACGGTGA